GCAAATCTTGCCAAAGAGTTTCGGGTGATGGAGTCATAACAGAAGAAAGCAGAATTCAGAACTCAGAATTCAGAATATTCACTCACCAGTCGCATAGAAGTCAAAATGAATTATGGCATCTAGCTTGAGAATTATTCTTGATAAATTGATGGAGTTATATCATTAAATGGTTATCACAATTTTGGGCAAAATGGTTGTTAGTTTTTAGGAAACTTAGTATGAAAAAAATTACCAAAAAACAGCCATTAGTTTTACTGGCGATCGCGCTGTTGCTAATCACACTTTCTTGGTGGGGAGCGATCGCTGCCAGGACTGGGTTAATTGTGCGATCGCTTCACAGGAACAACATACCGATGTTATACATCGCACCAAAAAATGCCCAGAAAGTACCTGGTGTATTAGTAGCGCATGGGTTTGCCGGTTCCAAGCAATTGATGTTAGGATACGGCCATGTTTTAGCCCACGCCGGATATGCGGTGATGTTGTGGGATTTTGGCGGACATGGTGCGAATCCTGCGCCTTTAAAAGGTTTTTCACTGCAAAAAGACTTAGATATCGCCACAAATGTCCTTTTAGCGCAACCGGAAGTTGATTCTGGGCGTTTAGCGTTATTAGGTCATTCGATGGGTAGCGGTGCGGTGATGTCGGCGGGAATTCAAAAACGCGATCGCTTTGCCGCTACTATAGCAGTTTCTCCCACCGGTGCCGATGTCACGCCCACAACACCCCGCAACCTTCAATTGCAAGCGGGTAGCTGGGAAGGCGGTTTTATCAACAATGCACAAAGACTTTTAAAAATGGCAGGTGGAGAGAATAGCAATTTAGTTCAAAGAAGAGGAAGAGAATTAGTAATTATACCGAATGTAGAACATATCACGATTTTATTTAGCAACCCTAGCTATCAAGCAGCCAGAAGATGGTTAGATGCTACCTTTGGCGTGCAGAATAATAGTAATTATATCGATCGCCGGATGATTTGGTATAGTTTGCATTTATTAGCATGGTTGATATTGTTAGCAGCAATTGCACCAAGTTTTATTTCTGATGTACCAAAAACAAAAGTAGTTAAAATTAGAAGCTGGTTCGGTTTACTTTTAGCGCCATTTGCTGCAATTAGCGTAGTTTCTGCAATCAGTCAGCAAGGAGAAATTGCCAATTTAGGTGGCTTAATGGTAGGTGGTGCATTAGGTATTTGGTTTTTCGTAGCGGGAATAGTGTGGTTGTGCATAATTTGGCGTTTACCACGTCCGACAATTAAAAGAGTAGGATTAGGCTTAGGATTGTTTGCAATTCTTTGGATTGCCTTTGGTGCAATGGCGCAAGTAGTTTGGCTTCAGTGGTGGTTAATTCCCACCCGATTAAAGTTATTTCCCTTGTTATCATTAGCTTGTTTTCCTTGGTTTCTCGCATCGGGAATATCCCAACAAGGTGCGAGTATTGTCAAACGAATAGCCTGGTGGCTTTTAGAAACTACTATATTAGTAAGCAGCTTATTTTTAACAGTTTTCCTTGTCCCGCAACTGGGTTTTATCTATTTAATATTACCCATATTTCCACTTGTAATGGCGATTCTTCACTTGGCGGCTGCTCAAATCAAAGAAGGTTGGAGTTATGGGATTGGTAGCGCTATTTTCTTCGGTTGGATGTTGGCGGCGGCGTTTCCTTTGGCTGCATAAGTAATCTCTAGTTAAAAAATTAAATGATTAACGTAAAACCAAATTACTA
The sequence above is drawn from the Leptolyngbyaceae cyanobacterium genome and encodes:
- a CDS encoding alpha/beta fold hydrolase; amino-acid sequence: MKKITKKQPLVLLAIALLLITLSWWGAIAARTGLIVRSLHRNNIPMLYIAPKNAQKVPGVLVAHGFAGSKQLMLGYGHVLAHAGYAVMLWDFGGHGANPAPLKGFSLQKDLDIATNVLLAQPEVDSGRLALLGHSMGSGAVMSAGIQKRDRFAATIAVSPTGADVTPTTPRNLQLQAGSWEGGFINNAQRLLKMAGGENSNLVQRRGRELVIIPNVEHITILFSNPSYQAARRWLDATFGVQNNSNYIDRRMIWYSLHLLAWLILLAAIAPSFISDVPKTKVVKIRSWFGLLLAPFAAISVVSAISQQGEIANLGGLMVGGALGIWFFVAGIVWLCIIWRLPRPTIKRVGLGLGLFAILWIAFGAMAQVVWLQWWLIPTRLKLFPLLSLACFPWFLASGISQQGASIVKRIAWWLLETTILVSSLFLTVFLVPQLGFIYLILPIFPLVMAILHLAAAQIKEGWSYGIGSAIFFGWMLAAAFPLAA